The following is a genomic window from Oncorhynchus kisutch isolate 150728-3 linkage group LG6, Okis_V2, whole genome shotgun sequence.
ATTGTAAACCGGATATGCCAATAATATCTCATCAAATCAATTCACATTATATATTGCAAGTAGGCTACCGACCTGCAGCAGAATTCCATAGCACGCTCCCAATCTTGTACCCCAGTAGCCTCACCAGATCCATGCATCTCATAAATCACATTGATTTACTGCTCCTGCTCCACCATCAGGGCACACCATAGCAAAATGTTTTTGCAACAGAAAAGGAGTTACTTGTTCATATAGCTGTTCTTTCCAGGGAGGTACTTTCTTACATTTTGTGCCTACTGAATATGACCCAACTCTCTATTCCGTCTGATAGACAGGCAGAGTATCCAAGCAGTGTTGATTGATACTTGATATGTGCACCCACCATTGCGTCTGGTGGCTATTTTAAAAGAGCCAGCCCTCGCAGTTTTATGAAAGGATTTCCAAGGTCAAAGTTGGGATCTAACAAACATAGTTAGGTGACAACGGCAGCTGGCCCGTAGCAAAGGTCCTGATACACAGTCAAATCAAAACTAGCAGTGTTCGCTGCGCAGGATGAAGTGGTCCCTAGGACAGTTCTTACATTTCCTCCCCAACTGGTTAGgattcctggggtccacacaaaacatgaaacataatacagaacatcattagacaagaatagaactacatacatttttaaatggcacatgtagcctacatatacacacaaactatctaggtcaaatagaggAGCATCGTTGTGCCGGTTTGCTTTATCTGGTTTTGAaagcaggtttgctgtttatttgagcaatatgagatggaaggaagatCCATGCAATAAGGggtctatataatactgtatgctttcttgaatttgttctggatttggggactatgaaaatAGCCCTGGTGGCataagtgtgtgtcagagctgtgtgtaaattgactatgtaaacaatttgggattttcaacacgtttcttataaaaataagtgatgcagtcagtctctcctcaactcttagccaagagagactgccatgcatagtatttatatcagccctctgattacaattaagagcaaaacgcGCCGCTTAGTTCTAGGTTAAGATTTGGGGACCGCAAATTCTTCTCTTAGTGCTTGGTCGATTTCATTAGGCACAAAATGGAGTGGATCTCTATCTGAACTTACCCAAtagaaaaaatgtaataaaaacattttatgtcgcaaaacattttgctacagtgtgccctaatgagCATAACCTTTGTTGCAGGCCAGGATTCGATCAGCGGTAACCTGTGTAAActgacaaatgtaaaaaaaatttaAAGCGTGTAGGAGGGTGAACTGTGATAGAGCTGTCAAATCAACAAGCGGCTCCTGCATTGGATGCACGAGTAAAAATCCCATGCAGCTGTGTTACAAGTTTGTACACTGATTTTAACCTATTACTTCTTTAAAATGAATTACACGGTTTCATTTCCATATAGCTTACAATTTCTTGTTCTGAACTTCTGTGGTTTGTGACAATGACCACCAGAGCTCacagatttgacagctctaacacgGTGAAAAAGCTTATTGGTGGTTccacacttcttccatttaaggatggagaccactgtgttcttggggaccttcaatgctgcagacatgtttttgtacccttccccagaactgtgcACAATCCTGCCTTGGCATTCTagtcaattccttcgacctcctgGCTTGGTTattactctgacatgcaccgtcaactgtggcacctttatatacaggtgtgtgcctttccaaatcatgtcaaatcaattgaatttacaacaggtggactccaatcaggttgtagaaacgtctcaagggtgatcaatgggaacaggatacacctgagctcaatttcgattctcatagcaaagggtctgaatacttatgtaaataaggtatttctgttgaatAAATTTgcacccccaattttttttttgtgtagattgatgacagtttttatttaatcaattttagaataagactaacgtaacaaaatgtgttaaagtccagaggtctgaatactttccaaaatgCACTCTATGCCATGCAGGTAGAGTTGAGCATGGTTAGTATGTAGCTAGCTACTGTGTTTGAAAAAGATCTCAGTGTAGTTTGCAGGTCCAGGGAAACGGCTGTCTACAGGCACAGCATTGTTTGTAGGACAAGGGTGAGGCTGTGTTTATAGACACTAGGGCCTACTTGTTTCCATAGTGAGTGCAGTGTGTTGCACACTGCTCAGTCATACTAGTAGTAAAAAGGTGCAGGCATTGATGTGCATAGGTAGTGAGAGGTCAAAGTACATTGGTCTTTACAACCAGGGAAGTTGGTGCTGCACAATAGTATTTTGTTGAGCCTTGCTTTTGTAACCTTGTTTGGTACACAcccagttaaataaaataacTCCTTAAAAGGGATACTGCGAGATTCTGGAAATTAAGCCatttttctacttacccagagtcaggtGAAATTGTAAATACAATTGTAGGTACTGTTGAGTATACTAATGCACCTGTAGACATCCAGTCATTGCTTAACTCTAGTTATcattggctcacaaaactacctccaacttTCTTCATACTGCACGCAAAgacaaaaatggtatccacaagttcgcCTGACACGGGGGAAGTAGAATATGCTTTATTCCCAGAATCTCACACTATCCCTTTATAGCCTAGCACATTGTGATACATAACCTTTTCACACTAGCAGATCCAAACCAAAACTGTACTGGATAAGGGTTGGATATTTTCTTctcacattgtcctttccagcaactatggtggatgaGTAACCAGGCCAGCTCAGTTCAGctcggctcagtagtgtgaaGAGCCCTATACAGTAGCCAAATAAGACACCACAAAGATCAAGAGGGAGGGGCTTGGTTTCATCAAAAGCTGTGCGCAGTTTATTGTATTCTaaatttacattaaaaaaaaagtcTGCCCATATCCTAGAACCATTATGAAAGTTAACGCACAAATTCAATATACATCTCATTGTATTTTACAGAGGATAAGAGTATAGGCATGGAGGTGGTATGATTCATTACAAGGCTTAAAAGAATCAGAGAAACTAAAATAATAAATAGAAGGTGCTATCCTTAgctgagaaagaaaaaaaaatcttcagtcaaacaaaaaacaatgcCTGCAATGTGGAAAGTCTCGCGCTCCCCTTCCTCAAAGAAAGTAATACAAATGAACTTAGGGAATCTGGGCCTACAgaagcagagagatggagaagagtaGAGTGCGATCGATGAGAATGGGAGACTAGTTCTTCTGTACAGGTGCATAAATTAGAAACAACATCTGGTGGTTACACACAGCTTCTCACTAGAACAATCAACAGCTAGGAAAAATGTCAGAGACAAGATCTGGTTTTTCTGCTCCTAGTATTGTATTATTTTATCTGCTAAGTGAATGCAGATGTCTCGAGTTTCTCTTGAGTTTTGCTGTTAGTGCAGCAAGTTGATGTTATAGTCAGACGATGTCACAAAGGAGGGAAGGACCAACCGGAGCTGAGAGATAAACACATTGCATTGTTTTCTTTTTAAAGCTACTGCAGATTCCaatatgttgtttttctatttcaaacaaaaaagttttaaaaagttaCTAAATTATTCAGCATGTCAGTTTTTTTTGCAATATCACATTTTTCGGAAAAACTCAAATCATGTTTCAAGTAACCGTTTAAAATGGTTGGTGAGAGAAAGCGTCGGgatattttctctctccctttttaatGATGAGGTCATTAAAAGTCATGCACGATGCAAAGAACCTCATGCAGTAGTTTATGGTTAACCATCCAAGCACTTTTTATTTGTTAAGTCATAAATACACACAGCAGCTTCACCATAGGGTGTCTGGTTCCTCCTCAGGTTTTGAATGTGGGGTATTTATAAGGAGATAATTTTGCatgagaacaggaagagagatcTGCCACATCTACCTAATGCTTACCTGCTAAAGGAAAAAATTTGTTGTGTAGAACTGATTATCAACAtttgagagatatatatatattctctcaaTCTCTCGCTCGCTTAGAGCTGCGCACTCATCCACTTGCACTTTCCCCAATCGCTCCCACTCTCCTTTTCTATGGTTGTACACAAATGTAACAAAGGTGACAGACCTGAAATTACAATCACCAAAAAACAAACCCCAAAAGATCCTGCTGCCCGCCCGTCACTGGCAGTGGCAGCACAGAGGACAAAGTCTGCGTGGTGCTGGGATATCATCaaagaggaggtggtggaggttcCTTAGAGCTCCTAGAGCTGCTGTTGTAACCGCCAGTACCGCTCTCCCTGAGGTTGAGGTTCTCCAGGGCCACGTCTAAAGGCATGATATCCACGCAGCCCATGGCCCCAAAGCTGGCAAAGTCTCGCCGCTCGTCCTCGTCCGAAGAGGAGCTCTCCTCGCGCATCAGCGTGCTCAACAGCAGCTCCTGGACAAACAGGCTGCGGTCGGCGCGCTCACCCTCCAGCGCCTGCCGCTCCGCCTCCGACATCTTGGGCTCATTCAAACTgtaggagaacagagaggaggataCCTGGTTAACACAGACCAGAGGGACTACATGAAGGAAATGGGAGAGACGGTTCAAGGTAGTGGGAGAAAAGACCTGGCTAGGCCTGTGGATGCTGAGAACAGATTGAGGTGGGAGACACCATGTAAAGGGGGTTGGGAGACACCATGTAAAGGGGGTTGGGAGACACCATGTAAAGGGGGTTGGGAGACACCATGTAAAGGGGGTTGGGAGACACCATGTAAAGGGGGTTGGGAGACACCATGTAAAGGGGGTTGGGAGACACCATGTAAAGGGGGTTGGGAGACACCATGTAAAGGGGGTTGGGAGACACCATGTAAAGGGGGTTGGGAGACACCATGTAAAGGGGGTTGGGAGACACCATGTAAAGGGGGTTGGGAGACACCATGTAAGGGGGTTGGGAGACACCATGTAAAAGGGGTTGGGAGACACCATGTAAGGGGGTTGGGAGACACCATGTAAGGGGGTTGGGAGACACCATGTAAAGGGGGTTGGGAGTAgaggctgattaattagggccgatttcaagttttcataaattcggtaatcggtatttttggacgcagattatggccgattacgttgcattccacgaggaaaatgcgtggcaggctgaccacctgttacacgagtgcagcaaggagccaaagtaaattgctagctagcattaaacttatcttataaaaaaaacaatcaatcttcacataatcactagttaactacacatggttgatgatattaccaggttaactagcttgtcctgcgttgcatataatcaatgcggtgcctgttactTTACAACCTATTGCAACCTATTTACAACCTatttcgccaaacgggggatgatttaacgaaagcgcattcgcaaaaaaaatcgcaatcgttgcacaaatgtacctaaccataagcaTCAACACCttccttaaaatcaatacacacacaagtatatatttttttaaacctgcatattttgttAAAATTatttcatgttagcaggcaatattaactagggaaattgtgtcacttctcttgcgttcattgcacacagtcagggtatatgcaacagtttggacaGCCTGGCTCGTtttgaactaatttgccagaattttacataattatgacataacattaaaggttgtgcaatgtaacagcaataacttagacttagggttgccacctgttcgataaaatatggaacggttccgtatttcactgaaacaaTAAACGtattgttttcgaaattatactttccagatttgaccatattaatgagcaatggctcgtatttctgtgtttattataattaggtctatgatttgatagagcagtctgacagaggtggtaggcagcagcaggatcgtaagcattcattcaaacttgactgcgtttgccagcagctcttagcaatgttTGCTTCACAGCGTGATGCCTATCAACTCAAGcttatcaactcctgagattaggctggcaatactaaagtgcctattagaacatcctatagtcaaaggtatattaaATAAAAATGGTATATGGAGAGAAAGTCGACACGTcataataactacaacttaaaacttcttaactgggaatattgaaccaccagctttcatatgttctcatgttctgggcaaggaacttaaacttttttttacatggcacatattgcacttctactttcttgtgtttttgcattatttaaaccaaattgagcatgttttattatttatttgagactaaatagattttatttatgtattatattaagttaaaataagtgttcattgatgtattgttgtaattgtcattattacaaacacacacaaagtctGATTAATTGGTATcacctttttttggtcctccaataattggtatcggtggtgaaaaatcataatcagtggACCTCTACATGAGGTAAGGGTGTTGGGAGACGACACCGCTGTCATGACGTTCTGTtggtgaggtttatgacccccccccccataaatacctttcccccttttctctctctacagatttgactcttggaaagccctttgttaacatagagagagtatggtaacatcaaaaggttgggaacggaacaatatttctgtaatccaaccagttgaaagtaTCTGTTGGTACTTAAataatatgatgtcagatcagttgttgtctgaaacattattactgatgataggacgacataaactgtatcttggaaagtctacacattctagttatcggattcacatggaattgttgtgcaatttaaatgtttaaatatgaaactctTTGTGAAAAAATCAAttgtaattttagcttctaaattagagaattgttttcataagtaaactctgctcactcagtggcccccGCCCAattgaacagacattggttgtgaACTAGgaaacacgcccttctctccACCACTACAAAAGCCCATTGACGAGAGTCAACCTGGTGTTCCCGGTGACGTGAGGACTGCTGTCCATACATTTAAAAGAGCTAatatcaactacagaactaagccaacctcagcgtgagctctgGTTGCGAATGGTTGAACGACTACAACCTAACGAAATTATCATTGTGTTCCCGATGACGTGAGGACTGATGTCCATACGTTTAGAAGAGCGAATTTCAACGTGGAGGTGACGATCGACACGCtggaaggatgaatttcgactataccagccagaatatagcatgagcttatAGTATGGCAACTTgatttgaactcttattcactaaagaagtgatacatcctagacgttgagttagcagcagcagctgtaaacgtgggctaggaaaggacggacaaTCTCTTCAGAAAGACAGGGTACTACAACAGAACCATTCTACCACACGACGATGGTACTACAACGTATCCGTTCTACCACAATACATATTCTTCCAAGGACAAGGGATATCTCTGCTGGGCAACCCAGCCTTCCATCTACGACTAATCTATCGcggctcagagtaaatatttattttattttccttttccaaatttAGAATGCAttagattctgtatttacgatagcatagcttcatGAGGTCCTATAGAGACCCAATCCGTTGGTTTCTCAGTCTTCTCGCGCTTTCATTCAAACTCAactccctttctttgtgtaaccagccgtcatatcggccccgtccgctagggacgttttcttgtatgacataattagtaatcaatgtatgatccatcctgtgtatatgtaattctgtgtgattattttggtatttagtaaataaataattaaaccaaatgttctactgctgattcaacttgttagccatgGTTTGTGAcgataaccaagaattttacgACGTTCAGATgtgactgctattgatataaaagattcccaggtctttaagagtttattcgggagacaacagctctataaatattattccGTGGTGCCCAgatttcctagttaattacatctacatgattagtttaatcaggtaatattaattacagagaaatgattttataaaatatcatgtcatatcacttaatctggcatagcAAAGACACGACACCGAGCAGGTGTCGACCCCCTACGACACCACGTAGGGGGACAAACAGGAGGATAAGGGAGACCATGCCACAGGGAGTTGATAGGAACAACTTGGGTCCTGGGAGCTGTAACAATGTGGTAGAAGTCCAGAAGGGCCTCAGATGTTAAGTCTGCAGAGCATTGATCTATTTTTAAAAACACTAAGTAGAAGGCTCTGTCCACGAGTAGACAACTCACCGTGTGAGCAGGAACTGGGAGCTGTGGGAGGCCATGGGATTGCTCTCGGCCACGCCGACCGAGTTGGCGCTGGGAGGTGGGATGGTGGCACTGATGTTGCCGCCGGGGTTAGAGCGCCGTGTGGCGTTCCTGGCTGTCTCCAGCTGCTGGCGGGCCGCCTGGGCCTGCTGGCGCTCCAACTGCAGCTGCATCTGTAGCTGCTGCAGCTGAGACGCAGACGGGCCCGACGAGTTGAGCTGGCCACCCGCCGAGCGCCGCACGCCCGACAGCTGAGACAATAGCTCTGTGGggaggggagatgaagagatttaTTTTGAGATCATTTTGGTGACAGTCAAATGAACATTCTCCAGTATAGACACGCTGTTGGGAGACACCACACTACTGTAGGGGTGTCACAGTGCTTTGGACAAGAGACATTACACAGTGGTTGTACTGGTTATACTTCATTGGAGACAGGAGCCATTCAGTCTCATGGAGAGAGAATTTGACTTATTTTATGTCAAATGACTCCATGAGTAACCAAGTACATAGGAGCCACAAGAGGGGAGAAACTATAGAATCTCTATCCATTTCTATGAGGAAGACCCTGTTTGTAgttatactgacagacagactggtcAGACCAGGTGCACTGCTCACCTGCTATAGGGTCCATGGCTTCCCTGTTACTGGGGGAGTAAGAGGAACTCTGTGAGGAAGAGAGCCCCCCAGTGGAGCTGCTAGTAAAGTGCATGTTGGTCCTGCGTGCCCTAGGACCGCCCAGCCCACGACCGTGGTGGAACATCCGACGCACGTGCCGGACGCCACTGGACTCATCGTAAAACACAGTGGGTTAAGGAATACAGACCAAGGGGCTCGCAAGTAACTGGAATAGTCACATCCACAGGCGTGTATAGTTTTCACATCCACAAAGGTAGGTAGGCACACACAAGcagaccatacacacacacacacgagctgcGTAAAAGGATATTAAGTCTCTAGGTGCTCTGTGTTCAAGTGTGAGATGAGCAGCAAAGTCGTCAGTCACGTGATTGGGGTCCCCGCCCGGCAACGCAGCACATATTGGACAGATCTGAAATGAAGCAGTAAGCACCCTCTGGATATATTCAACTGACCATTCACAAGCATCAGTTGTCAAATAATTATTTGAGAATTGCGTTAATGCTTCCATGAGCCCTGGAATCAAATTTGGATGTATGAGATGTCATTGGATGCAATGTTTACCCTATATTTTTAGAGGTGGTAAACACCAAAACATTCTATTGAAAGAAATGGAGGCTACATTTTTTCAGGCAGAATAGCGAGTGAGGAACCAGTCTGTCCTGTCTTAGTGATGCTAGATGAAACACTAGGATGATACCCCCCACTTACCACCTCTGTGGAAGTCTCTGCATGGTCTGAGGTGACATGCTCCTGTAGGGATGTCTCTGTGTAGCCCATTTTACCACAGTAAGGACAGGAAAAGCTCTGGGGCTGCTCTACTGAGAACGCCTCGCCGCCGTAATACAGGTCTGCAAAGCAAAACCATCCATCTTTAGAGTCACATTAATAATAATCGCCATAATACAATAAACCTCATATCGAATAATAATCATATTGAATTTGTTGAGCACATTTCACATGCTCAAAGCGCATAAggtagaaaacaaagacaaaaatacatttaaaattcaCCATGCAAATACACTGAAAGAAAAAAGGATCAACGAAAATCAAATTAATAATAACATTAAGTGCGAAGAGTTTTCcggaccacatgacctgaccaggaagaACAACAAGATAGCCCTGCTGGGCCACCTGACCAGGAAGAACTACAAGAAAGACCTGCTGGGTCACGTGGGCAGAAAAAAAACTCCCTTCTCATAATGTAACATGTTTAATCTACACTGCAGATGTCCTTACCAAAGTCTACCCTGTTTAATCTACACTGCAGATGTCCTTAACAAAGTCTACCCTGTTTAATCTACACTGCAGATGTCCTTACCAAAGTCTACCCTGTTTAATCTACACTGCAGATGTCCTTACCAAAGTCTACCCTGTTTAATCTACACTGCAGATGTCCTTACCAAAGTCTACCCTGTTTAATCTACACTGCAGATGTCCTTACCAAAGTCTACCCTGGTTAATCTACACTGCAGATGTCGTTACCAAAGTCTACCCTGGTTAATCTACACGGCAGATGTCCTTACCAAAGTCTACCCTGGTTAATCTACACGGCAGATGTCCTTACCAAAGTCTACCCTGGTTAATATACACTGCATGGCGTGCTCCGACGTGTGTCTCGTTGTGGTAGCTCCGCTCTCGTAGCACGATGCGCACAGGTCGTAGTCGTAGCAAATTAAACACTTGTACCGGCGCCCTCTGAAGTTCCCTTTTAAACACGCGTCACAGCTCACACCTGCAAAACAAGGGGGAGGATTCAATGTCAAAATGTACAGGCTAATAGCCCATTAAGGTGGTGCAGTAGGACACTATGTGCAGACAGTCAGAAAGAGAGGCAGGATGACATTGGCACTGGCACTAACCCACAAATGTGATTGGAGAGGAATTTTTCAAATCCACTGAACATCAATAGCAGGTCATTAAtgaatgccagtgtgtgtgtgtgtacctggctaGAACAGAATAATAGGGTCCCATCTTGTCCAGTTCTCATGCATTTGTACGTAATCATTTGCATTTGTTGTTGCAAATGCAAAACAGGCCTTTATATCACAGTGCAGTAAATTAAGCAGGCCTAAACAGCAGATGGACAGACGAGATGATCAAGAGAAAAGAAACAGAGTGAAAATTAAAAGAAACACAAAACTGTCATCTAGCTGTCCCTTCGTGGTTTTTCTCGATCATATCACGTGGTGATTGCAGTGATACTGTACTGATACACATACTGTAGTTTCCTCCTTCCAACAGGCACTATGTAAACTGCTATAACCAGCACCTCAACTTTGTTAGTGCTGCTGAAATGAGACCATTTCACCGCTGTCATAAAGCCAAGGCATTTGACACATCCCTCCTTAGATAACTGACAAAGCAAGAAACAAAATTCTGAAACTGAAAAAGGTTAGGCTATGCTGCTGTTCATTGCTCACATTTAGGGtacgttcgtaaattcactctggagtgccagagtaaACTCAGAGCGCGCTCTGGGCATTCTTAAATTCAGAGAGTTGTCATATTGTccagtttgtaaattcagagcggtTCGCTCTTGGagcgcacactggatgctctggctgAGGAATAGGGTTGATCCGAGTGTTCCAACCtaacaatggcagtcaagcacccaagctaacttgctaaagttggctagcttgccagctacttccagatacaaatgagagaacacctcactgacaattttactcgccctagttaggctgttttcatgtcatCTAGAGCAAGGGTTCCTCCAGACGAGAGcactctgaaatcggagtagggctcccgagtggcacagcgttctaaggcactgcatctcagtgctagaggcgttacaacct
Proteins encoded in this region:
- the LOC109892408 gene encoding E3 ubiquitin-protein ligase KCMF1-like isoform X2, which codes for MQCILTRVDFDLYYGGEAFSVEQPQSFSCPYCGKMGYTETSLQEHVTSDHAETSTEVICPICAALPGGDPNHVTDDFAAHLTLEHRAPRDLDESSGVRHVRRMFHHGRGLGGPRARRTNMHFTSSSTGGLSSSQSSSYSPSNREAMDPIAELLSQLSGVRRSAGGQLNSSGPSASQLQQLQMQLQLERQQAQAARQQLETARNATRRSNPGGNISATIPPPSANSVGVAESNPMASHSSQFLLTRLNEPKMSEAERQALEGERADRSLFVQELLLSTLMREESSSSDEDERRDFASFGAMGCVDIMPLDVALENLNLRESGTGGYNSSSRSSKEPPPPPL
- the LOC109892408 gene encoding E3 ubiquitin-protein ligase KCMF1-like isoform X1, with the translated sequence MSRHEGVSCDACLKGNFRGRRYKCLICYDYDLCASCYESGATTTRHTSEHAMQCILTRVDFDLYYGGEAFSVEQPQSFSCPYCGKMGYTETSLQEHVTSDHAETSTEVICPICAALPGGDPNHVTDDFAAHLTLEHRAPRDLDESSGVRHVRRMFHHGRGLGGPRARRTNMHFTSSSTGGLSSSQSSSYSPSNREAMDPIAELLSQLSGVRRSAGGQLNSSGPSASQLQQLQMQLQLERQQAQAARQQLETARNATRRSNPGGNISATIPPPSANSVGVAESNPMASHSSQFLLTRLNEPKMSEAERQALEGERADRSLFVQELLLSTLMREESSSSDEDERRDFASFGAMGCVDIMPLDVALENLNLRESGTGGYNSSSRSSKEPPPPPL